In Acidobacteriota bacterium, the DNA window GGCTTCGATCTGCTGGCGGGCAGCGGTGCCGATGGCCTTGATCATCGCGCCGCGGCGGCCGACGATGATGGGCTTCTGCGACGGCTCCTCGACGAGGATGCTGCAATAGATCGCCAGCGGCCCCTCCTCGTCGTCCTCCGGCTCTTCGTAGCGATCGACGACGACGGCCGTGGTGAACGGCAGCTCGGCGCGCGTGTGCGCCAGCACCTGCTCGCGCACCATCTCCGCCGCGAGCGCGCGCGACGACTGATCCGTGAGGTAGTCGTCCGGATACAGCGGCGGACTCTCGGGCAGGTGCGACAGCAGCACGCGCTCGAGCGTGTCGACGTTCTCTCCCGTCGCGGCAGACACCGGCACCACGTCGGCGAACGTGTGCTTCGCGGTGAACCACTCGATGAGCGGCAGCAGCCTGTGCTTGGCGAGCCTGTCGATCTTGTTCAGCACCAGCACGACGGGCTTGTCGATCTGCGCCAGCAGACCCAGCAGGAACTCCGTCCCTCGTCCGACGTCCTCCGACGCATCGATCACGAGCGCGACGACGTCTGCCTCGCGCGCGGAGCCGACAGCCGCGTCGACCATCCGCACGTTCATGCGGTGCATCGGACGATGGACACCCGGCGTGTCGAGATAGAGGATCTGCCCCTCGGGCAGGCTCTTCGCGCCGAGGATGCGCGTGCGCGTGGTCTGCGGCTTGTCCGAGACGATGGCGAGGTGCGCGCCGACCAGCCGGTTCAGCAGCGTGGACTTGCCCGCATTGGGTCGTCCGAGCAGCGACACGAAGCCCGATCGCGTCACGACTCGCCCCGCTCGTCGGGCATGCGGCGTACGCGCACCTTCAGCACGCGACGCCGCTCCGCTTCGAGCACTTCGATGTCCAGCCCGTCCTCCTGAATGTGCTCACCCACTGCAGGCACGCGACCGAGTCGGCTCATGAGATACCCGCCGACCGTCTCGAACCCTTCGCGCTCGATGGCGACACCGAGACGCTCCGTGAGCTCGTCCACGTCGACCTTGCCGCTGAACACCCACGTGTCGTCGGGCTCCTCGACGATGGGCTCGGCTTCGAGGTCGTATTCGTCGCGAATCTCGCCCACGAGTTCCTCGACCAGATCCTCCACCGTCACGAGTCCCGCCGTGCCGCCGTACTCGTCGACGACAAGCGCCGTCTGCGTACGCGTCCGCTGCAGCTCCTTCAGGAGCTCCGGGGCGCGCTTGGTGGCGGGCACCACGTGCGCGGGTCGCACGAGCGCGGCGAAGGACTCCTCGTCGCCATGTCCCACGCCCTTGAGGAACACGTCCTTCATGTGCACGAACCCCACCACATCGTCGAGGCTCTCGCGGTACACGAGCAGGCGCGAGTACTCGGACTCGCGCAGGCGTGTCCGCAAATCGCCAAGCGTCGCATCGTCGCGAATCGCCACGATGTCGGGGCGGGGCGTCATGACTTCACGCACGAGTCGCTCCTGGAAGCCGACCAGCGAGCGGAACAACTCACGCGCCTCTTCTTCCTCTTCCTCGTCGGATGTCGGCTCGGGCTCGGTCTGCGCCGCGGCGATGACCTCCTCGTCC includes these proteins:
- the era gene encoding GTPase Era — protein: MTRSGFVSLLGRPNAGKSTLLNRLVGAHLAIVSDKPQTTRTRILGAKSLPEGQILYLDTPGVHRPMHRMNVRMVDAAVGSAREADVVALVIDASEDVGRGTEFLLGLLAQIDKPVVLVLNKIDRLAKHRLLPLIEWFTAKHTFADVVPVSAATGENVDTLERVLLSHLPESPPLYPDDYLTDQSSRALAAEMVREQVLAHTRAELPFTTAVVVDRYEEPEDDEEGPLAIYCSILVEEPSQKPIIVGRRGAMIKAIGTAARQQIEAFFERRVYLDLHVKVREDWRDNERTLDDLGLPRRKR
- a CDS encoding HlyC/CorC family transporter, coding for MIPLVVFLLACTAVYLGTILAAFSALMRFSLRMHAESTSGPRDLLGAFLEDPPSLFFPARVLLGVDTVVVSALLAHVEGVGRTEHGIWMFFVSMLVFVFVCFLLLPQMLVRRNPQQVLTMLLPSFAVVARAFSPLTHALAGVNGNERRIDEGPEDEEVIAAAQTEPEPTSDEEEEEEARELFRSLVGFQERLVREVMTPRPDIVAIRDDATLGDLRTRLRESEYSRLLVYRESLDDVVGFVHMKDVFLKGVGHGDEESFAALVRPAHVVPATKRAPELLKELQRTRTQTALVVDEYGGTAGLVTVEDLVEELVGEIRDEYDLEAEPIVEEPDDTWVFSGKVDVDELTERLGVAIEREGFETVGGYLMSRLGRVPAVGEHIQEDGLDIEVLEAERRRVLKVRVRRMPDERGES